A window of Dorea formicigenerans contains these coding sequences:
- a CDS encoding SulP family inorganic anion transporter codes for MKIQLLSTLKKYKKDYLKQDIFSGIIIAAVSIPISMGYAQIAGLPPAYGLYGSILPILLFAIFSTSKQFIFGVDAAPAALAGSALLSLGIVPGSEAALNYIPILALFTGLWLLFFYIIKADRIVNFISTPVMGGFISGISLTIIFMQIPKLMGSSAGSGEIIELAEHIYAAGQDFHGLSLGLGLGTLLIIRICKKWIPKFPIAILIMAAGVVSTVYFHVDAKGVALLDSVGTGLPPFFIPDFSQVDLTQAVGRGLMISLVVMAETLLAENNFAFRNGYNLNDRQEILACAAGNVASAFVGSCPVNGSISRTSMNEQYGGHSQVVSITAGITMAILLLFFTGFIGYLPIPVLTAIVISALMDVVEVHLCIRLFRLSKQDFSIFMAACISVLFLGTIYGVLIGVLLSFFAVITKSANPTRSFLGVIPGKDGYYDLIRNVHAYPIKGVVMYQFNENLFFANVKILQEDLEDAVSPDTQVVIIDARAINNIDITAADRLAELSSRLTDLGIHFYITEHTEKLNQQMRQLGVEHLIREGHVRRTILAALHDADIYAPYELDIPDSEKESVKLNLTFLPAEDEDTLEEFAWAYGDQVVEEMEHEVHHILNHIHGLKDIEEILENGLVDHLENWHSLGAFDEDELLRRIELHLNELSQALAENQPLVLQLIEKRRRILRDRVLREHPEVFDKLQKHRRKLEERLELQRASVEPQEQTPQPNQTFEKEDVPAQESDAAQDSDAAQDSDAAQDSDAAQDSDTAQDSDAAQDSDVAQDSDAAQDSDAAQDSDVAQDSDAAQDSDVAQDSDNVQKEYELDENTAEQESNLERQFLEYIRRH; via the coding sequence ATGAAAATACAGCTTTTATCAACATTAAAAAAATATAAAAAGGATTATTTAAAACAGGACATTTTCTCTGGTATCATTATAGCCGCTGTATCTATTCCCATTTCCATGGGATATGCACAGATTGCCGGGCTTCCTCCGGCTTATGGCTTGTATGGTTCTATTCTTCCTATATTATTATTCGCAATTTTTTCTACATCAAAACAATTTATTTTTGGTGTAGATGCTGCTCCCGCTGCTCTTGCAGGCAGTGCGCTGCTTTCTCTTGGTATTGTTCCCGGATCTGAAGCTGCGTTGAATTATATACCGATTCTGGCACTTTTTACTGGTCTGTGGCTTCTTTTCTTTTACATTATAAAAGCCGATCGGATTGTAAACTTTATATCAACCCCTGTTATGGGCGGATTCATTAGTGGAATCTCTTTAACTATTATCTTCATGCAGATTCCGAAACTTATGGGAAGCTCTGCAGGATCTGGTGAAATCATCGAACTTGCAGAACACATTTATGCCGCCGGTCAGGATTTCCACGGGCTTTCTCTCGGATTAGGACTTGGTACATTACTTATTATAAGAATATGCAAAAAATGGATTCCAAAATTTCCAATTGCAATTCTTATCATGGCTGCAGGCGTAGTATCTACTGTGTATTTCCATGTTGACGCAAAGGGTGTGGCACTGCTTGATTCTGTTGGAACCGGACTTCCGCCATTTTTCATTCCTGACTTTAGTCAGGTAGATCTGACTCAGGCTGTTGGGCGTGGACTGATGATTTCACTGGTCGTAATGGCTGAAACTTTGCTTGCAGAAAACAATTTTGCTTTCCGCAATGGTTACAATCTGAATGACCGCCAGGAAATCTTAGCCTGTGCTGCCGGTAACGTTGCCTCTGCATTTGTAGGTTCCTGCCCGGTGAATGGAAGCATTTCCCGGACATCTATGAACGAACAATATGGCGGGCACTCTCAAGTTGTTTCCATTACTGCAGGCATTACTATGGCAATTCTACTGTTATTTTTCACAGGCTTCATTGGATACCTGCCGATTCCGGTTCTGACCGCAATTGTGATATCCGCACTTATGGACGTTGTAGAGGTTCATTTATGTATCCGCCTCTTCCGACTAAGCAAACAGGATTTTTCCATTTTCATGGCAGCCTGTATTAGTGTATTATTTTTAGGAACAATTTACGGTGTGCTCATCGGTGTATTGCTTTCATTCTTTGCCGTTATCACAAAATCCGCGAATCCAACTCGTTCTTTTCTTGGTGTGATTCCCGGAAAAGATGGATATTATGACCTTATAAGAAATGTACATGCGTATCCTATCAAAGGTGTTGTCATGTACCAGTTTAATGAAAACCTGTTTTTCGCAAATGTAAAGATTCTTCAGGAAGATCTTGAAGATGCAGTCAGTCCAGATACGCAAGTCGTAATCATTGACGCAAGAGCAATCAACAACATCGACATTACTGCTGCAGACCGCCTTGCGGAATTATCTTCGCGTCTGACAGACCTTGGAATACATTTTTATATCACTGAACATACTGAAAAATTGAATCAGCAAATGCGTCAGTTAGGTGTTGAACATCTGATCCGCGAGGGACATGTCCGCCGGACAATACTGGCTGCTCTTCACGACGCAGATATTTACGCTCCATATGAACTGGATATCCCGGATTCTGAAAAAGAAAGCGTAAAACTAAACCTGACATTTCTTCCTGCAGAAGATGAAGATACACTGGAGGAATTTGCATGGGCTTATGGTGATCAGGTAGTCGAGGAAATGGAACATGAAGTTCACCACATCTTAAATCATATTCACGGATTAAAGGATATTGAAGAGATTCTTGAAAACGGTCTTGTAGACCACCTTGAAAATTGGCATTCTCTTGGTGCCTTTGATGAGGACGAATTACTTCGCCGTATCGAGCTTCATCTCAATGAGTTGTCACAGGCACTGGCAGAAAACCAACCATTAGTTCTTCAGTTAATTGAAAAACGAAGACGTATTTTAAGAGACCGTGTTCTACGTGAACATCCGGAAGTCTTCGATAAGTTACAGAAACATCGTCGAAAGCTTGAAGAACGATTAGAACTTCAGCGCGCAAGCGTAGAACCTCAAGAACAAACACCTCAGCCAAATCAAACTTTTGAAAAAGAAGACGTTCCAGCGCAAGAATCTGATGCAGCACAAGATTCCGATGCGGCACAAGATTCCGATGCAGCACAAGATTCCGATGCGGCACAAGATTCCGATACGGCACAAGATTCCGATGCGGCACAAGATTCTGATGTGGCACAAGATTCCGATGCAGCACAAGATTCCGATGCGGCACAAGATTCTGATGTGGCACAAGATTCCGATGCAGCACAAGATTCCGATGTGGCACAAGATTCTGATAATGTACAAAAAGAATATGAACTTGACGAGAATACTGCCGAACAGGAATCCAATCTTGAGCGACAATTTCTAGAATATATTCGCCGACATTAA
- a CDS encoding alanine/glycine:cation symporter family protein, whose translation MVVSLIERIYALLWGDLIHVPLPGGESVGISLLIILLIPTGIYFTVRTKVLPLRLFPDMTRALMSKKENKDSLSTFQTLIVSTATRVGMGNLVGVVAAISAGGAGAVFWMWVTALIGSSTAFVEATLAQIHKEKDPLYGGYRGGPAYYIHHYMEEKTGKKKNHTLIAVLFAISGLICWCGISQVISNSVTSSFENAFHIPPLYTTIVLVAVAAVIVLRKNATVKVLDLIVPIMAVCYFFITIFIILINMKSIPSVFGRIFEEAFGIRQVVSGGFGAVLMNGVKRGLFSNEAGSGSAPCAAAAAECDFPVKAGLTQALGVFIDTIVICSCTAMIMLLAPENVVAGKSGMDLLQSAMKYHLGEFGVIFIALTLFLFSFSTFLGILFYARSNVSYLFGDKWFWQTAYKVLALVMLFIGGIAAYTFVWDLGDVGIGLMTIFNTGILYLMGGQALKALKEYESNKEKK comes from the coding sequence ATGGTTGTATCGTTAATTGAAAGAATTTATGCATTATTGTGGGGAGATTTGATACATGTTCCATTGCCGGGTGGAGAGAGTGTGGGAATCTCATTGCTGATTATATTATTGATTCCGACAGGGATTTATTTTACAGTGCGGACAAAAGTATTACCTTTGCGTTTGTTCCCGGATATGACTCGGGCACTGATGTCAAAGAAGGAGAATAAAGACAGTCTGTCCACGTTTCAGACGTTGATCGTATCAACAGCGACGAGAGTCGGCATGGGAAATCTTGTCGGGGTTGTAGCTGCAATTTCCGCAGGAGGTGCAGGAGCAGTCTTTTGGATGTGGGTAACAGCCCTGATTGGCTCCTCAACAGCATTTGTAGAGGCAACGCTGGCACAGATTCACAAAGAAAAAGATCCACTTTACGGAGGATACCGTGGAGGTCCGGCTTACTATATTCATCATTATATGGAAGAAAAGACAGGAAAAAAGAAAAATCATACCTTGATTGCTGTTCTGTTTGCAATTTCCGGTCTGATCTGCTGGTGTGGAATCAGCCAGGTAATCAGTAATTCAGTTACATCTTCTTTTGAAAATGCATTTCATATTCCACCGCTTTATACAACGATTGTCCTTGTTGCAGTTGCGGCAGTGATTGTCCTTCGTAAAAATGCGACGGTAAAAGTTCTGGACCTGATCGTGCCGATTATGGCTGTATGTTATTTCTTCATTACGATTTTTATTATTCTCATAAATATGAAAAGTATTCCAAGCGTATTTGGTCGGATCTTTGAGGAGGCATTTGGAATCAGACAGGTTGTATCTGGAGGATTCGGAGCAGTTTTGATGAACGGCGTAAAGAGAGGTCTGTTTTCAAATGAGGCGGGTTCTGGATCAGCACCATGTGCGGCAGCGGCAGCAGAATGTGATTTTCCGGTAAAAGCAGGACTTACACAGGCGCTGGGAGTATTTATTGACACCATTGTGATCTGTAGCTGTACTGCAATGATCATGCTGTTGGCACCGGAAAATGTAGTTGCCGGAAAGTCTGGAATGGATTTACTACAGTCAGCAATGAAATATCATCTTGGAGAATTTGGTGTAATCTTTATAGCACTTACATTATTTTTATTCAGTTTCTCGACATTTTTAGGAATACTCTTTTACGCAAGAAGTAATGTATCTTATCTCTTTGGTGATAAATGGTTCTGGCAGACTGCTTATAAAGTACTTGCACTTGTAATGTTGTTCATTGGCGGAATTGCAGCTTATACATTTGTTTGGGATCTGGGGGATGTAGGAATTGGTCTTATGACCATATTTAACACTGGAATTCTGTATCTCATGGGTGGTCAGGCATTAAAAGCATTGAAAGAATATGAAAGTAACAAAGAGAAAAAATAG
- a CDS encoding AAA family ATPase, whose amino-acid sequence MLEKLRELGIRDDLIDEIKKFRESYPAEKSYEARIPKLEQFYYGKDVWEQAITAILCGQNLLLVGHKATGKNLFAENLAGVFMRPRWDVSFHVNMDAASLIGMDTFRGGEVTFRPGPVYTAAKTGGFTVLDEINMAKSEAMAVLHATLDFRRTIDVPGYERIELHPATRFIATMNYGYSGTKELNEALVSRFAVIQMPMIAKESLIKLIRKNSPTIREDAAEELAALFLDLQKKCENAEISSKALDLRGLLGAIDLMEKGLDIHTALDMGIANKSFDPYEQTLIRDTIQARISRKIQRKDVFHKNNKICKYLQGDRNGRAGINRSEKST is encoded by the coding sequence TTGTTAGAGAAATTACGGGAACTTGGAATCAGAGATGATTTGATTGATGAGATAAAAAAATTTCGTGAAAGTTATCCGGCAGAAAAATCTTATGAGGCAAGAATTCCAAAGCTGGAGCAGTTTTATTATGGAAAAGATGTGTGGGAGCAGGCAATTACAGCTATTCTATGCGGGCAGAATCTTCTGCTTGTCGGACATAAGGCGACAGGAAAGAATCTGTTCGCTGAGAATCTGGCCGGAGTTTTTATGCGGCCGCGATGGGATGTGTCTTTTCATGTGAATATGGATGCTGCTTCCCTCATAGGGATGGATACATTTCGCGGCGGTGAAGTGACTTTCCGGCCTGGTCCGGTATATACAGCGGCAAAAACAGGTGGTTTTACGGTATTGGATGAAATTAACATGGCAAAAAGTGAAGCTATGGCAGTGTTGCATGCAACATTGGATTTTCGTAGGACCATTGACGTTCCGGGGTATGAAAGAATAGAACTTCATCCTGCAACGCGGTTTATTGCAACCATGAATTATGGATATTCCGGCACAAAAGAACTGAATGAAGCATTGGTGTCACGTTTTGCCGTCATTCAGATGCCAATGATTGCTAAAGAAAGCCTGATAAAACTGATAAGAAAGAACTCTCCGACAATCCGGGAAGATGCGGCAGAAGAGTTAGCAGCATTATTTTTAGATTTACAGAAAAAATGTGAAAATGCTGAGATTTCTTCTAAGGCACTGGATCTTCGAGGCCTTTTGGGAGCAATCGATCTGATGGAAAAAGGACTTGATATTCATACAGCGCTAGATATGGGAATTGCGAACAAATCGTTTGATCCATATGAACAGACATTGATCCGGGATACGATTCAGGCAAGGATTTCAAGAAAAATCCAAAGAAAGGATGTTTTTCACAAAAATAATAAAATATGCAAATATTTACAAGGTGACAGAAATGGAAGAGCAGGAATTAATAGAAGCGAAAAGAGCACATAA